A genomic region of Lodderomyces elongisporus chromosome 5, complete sequence contains the following coding sequences:
- the POL30 gene encoding proliferating cell nuclear antigen, giving the protein MLEGKFDESTFLKKIVDAIKDSVKLCNFNCTEHGITVQAVDDSRVLLVSLLVGQTAFSEYRCDRDVTLGIDLESFSKIIKCGQNEDYLTLLADENPDSVMTIFEDKKRERVSEYNLKLMNIDSEFLKIDDMDYDSVINMPSAEFSKIVRDLKNLSESLNIIVTKDSVKFTSEGETGSGSVVLKPYTDIEKPDESVSVHLDNPVDLTFGLKYLNDIVKGASLSSSITIKLADKTPALFEFKLAVGGYLRFYLAPKFDEDE; this is encoded by the coding sequence ATGTTGGAAGGAAAATTCGATGAATCAACATTCTTGAAGAAAATCGTTGATGCCATTAAGGACTCTGTCAAATTGTGTAATTTCAACTGTACAGAACACGGTATCACCGTGCAAGCAGTCGACGACTCGCGAGTCTTGCTTGTCTCATTATTGGTTGGCCAAACCGCATTTAGCGAATATAGATGTGACAGAGACGTGACATTGGGTATTGACTTGGAAAGTTTTAGCAAGATCATCAAGTGTGGCCAAAACGAAGATTACTTGACCTTGTTGGCTGATGAAAACCCAGATAGTGTGATGACCATCTTTGAagacaagaaaagagaaagggtTAGTGAATACAATTTAAAGTTGATGAATATCGATTCGGAATTCTTGAAAATCGACGATATGGACTACGACTCAGTGATCAATATGCCAAGTGCCgagttttccaaaatcgttagagatttgaaaaacttgagTGAATCATTAAACATCATTGTTACTAAAGACTCGGTAAAGTTCACTTCGGAAGGTGAAACTGGTAGTGGAAGTGTTGTGTTGAAACCATACACAGATATCGAAAAGCCAGATGAAAGTGTTAGCGTGCATTTGGACAACCCAGTCGATTTGACATTTGGACTCAAATACTTGAATGATATTGTGAAAGGTGCAAGTTTATCTAGCTCAATCACTATCAAGTTGGCTGACAAGACACCTGCATTGTTTGAATTCAAATTGGCTGTTGGGGGATACTTGAGGTTCTACTTGGCGCCTAAATTCGACGAAGATGAATAA
- the naa30 gene encoding N-alpha-acetyltransferase 30 (BUSCO:EOG092645LS), translated as MISDNDESLIGGYRCRQFNIKSKDEFQQISNLISNHLSEPYSIYVYWYFLNNWPQYTYVLLDQTDKGNDQEPSELSECDNNEQVIGVIISKVEPHREVRSRGYIGMLVIDPKYRNKGLASGLVEMTINKMKQENVDEIMLETEVINKGALNLYESFGFLRTKRLYKYYLSTHDAFRLILPLSDKAHTRIAFLPPL; from the coding sequence ATGATCTCCGACAACGACGAATCTTTAATTGGAGGATACAGGTGTCGGCAATTCAACATCAAATCCAAAGATGAGTTCCAACAGATATCAAACTTGATCTCAAATCATCTTTCAGAACCATATTCCATCTACGTATACTGGTACTTTTTAAACAATTGGCCACAGTATACATATGTCCTTCTAGATCAAACAGACAAAGGCAATGACCAAGAACCTCTGGAACTACTGGAATGTGATAACAACGAACAAGTTATTGGTGTCATCATCTCCAAAGTCGAACCACACAGAGAAGTAAGGTCACGAGGCTATATAGGAATGCTCGTGATTGACCCCAAATACCGAAACAAGGGACTTGCTTCAGGACTAGTCGAAATGACCATAAACAAGatgaaacaagaaaacgTCGATGAAATCATGTTGGAGACAGAAGTAATAAATAAAGGAGCTTTGAATTTATACGAAAGCTTTGGATTCTTGCGAACAAAAAGACTATACAAGTACTACTTGAGCACCCATGATGCATTTCGACTAATACTACCATTGAGCGACAAGGCACATACAAGAATAGCATTCCTCCCGCCactataa
- the FBA1 gene encoding Fructose-bisphosphate aldolase 1 (BUSCO:EOG092635YY) — MAPPAVLQKSGVIYGKDVKDLFDYAQEKGFAIPAINVTSSSTVVAALEAARDNKAPIILQTSQGGAAYFAGKGVGNKNQEASIAGSIAAAHYIRAIAPIYGIPVVLHTDHCAHKLLPWFDGMLKADEEWFEKSGTPLFSSHMLDLSEETDEENIGTCAKYFEKMAKMGQWLEMEIGITGGEEDGVNNEHVQKESLYTLPETVFKVYESLSKISPNFSIAAAFGNVHGVYKPGNVQLKPEILGDHQKYAKEQIGTDAKHPLYLVFHGGSGSSQQEFDTAIKNGVVKVNLDTDCQYAYLTGIRDFILKNVDYLRSPVGNPEGDDKPNKKYFDPRVWVRAGEQTMSKRIEEALEVFHTKNQLA; from the coding sequence ATGGCTCCTCCAGCAGTTTTACAGAAATCCGGTGTTATCTACGGTAAAGACGTTAAAGACTTGTTTGACTATGCTCAAGAAAAAGGTTTTGCTATCCCAGCCATCAATGTCACATCATCCTCCACTGTAGTTGCTGCTTTGGAAGCTGCTAGAGACAACAAGGCTCCAATCATTTTGCAAACCTCACAAGGTGGTGCTGCTTACTTTGCTGGTAAAGGTGTTGGCAACAAGAACCAAGAAGCTTCAATTGCTGGCTcaattgctgctgctcACTACATTAGAGCTATCGCTCCAATCTACGGTATCCCAGTCGTTTTGCACACCGACCACTGTGCCCACAAATTGTTGCCATGGTTTGACGGTATGTTGAAGGCTGACGAGGAATGGTTTGAAAAATCTGGAACCCCATTGTTTTCATCACACATGTTGGATCTCTCTGAAGAGACTGACGAAGAAAACATTGGTACTTGTGCCAAatactttgaaaaaatggCCAAGATGGGTCAATGGTTGGAAATGGAGATTGGTATCACCGGtggtgaagaagatggTGTCAATAACGAACACGTGCAAAAGGAATCATTGTACACCTTGCCAGAAACCGTTTTCAAGGTTTACGAATCATTATCCAAGATTTCACCAAACTTTTccattgctgctgctttcGGTAACGTCCACGGTGTCTACAAGCCAGGTAACGTGCAATTGAAGCCAGAAATCTTGGGTGACCACCAAAAATACGCCAAGGAACAAATTGGCACCGACGCCAAGCACCCATTGTACTTGGTCTTCCACGGTGGTTCCGGTTCATCACAACAAGAGTTTGACACTGCCATCAAGAATGGTGTTGTTAAGGTTAACTTGGACACTGACTGTCAATACGCTTACTTGACCGGTATCAGAGACTTTATCTTGAAGAATGTTGACTACTTGAGATCACCAGTTGGTAACCCAGAAGGTGACGACAAGCCAAACAAGAAGTACTTTGACCCAAGAGTCTGGGTTAGAGCTGGTGAACAAACCATGTCCAAGAGAATCGAAGAGGCCTTGGAGGTTTTCCACACCAAAAACCAATTGGCTTGA
- the TIM12 gene encoding TIM22 complex subunit, whose translation MSLFLGSSSQYSYARVDPEKIRLATIQFQAMAATFNKVLSTCEAKCLVHEYGEGELTKGESECIDRCVSKYVKANKVVGEQIQSQRVDPYNRMPAFIKVQQILSESRRS comes from the coding sequence ATGTCGTTGTTTTTGGGCTCAAGCTCGCAATATTCATATGCCAGGGTAGACCCTGAAAAGATTAGGCTAGCGACGATCCAATTCCAGGCCATGGCTGCAACATTCAACAAGGTGCTTAGTACATGTGAGGCAAAATGCTTAGTTCACGAGTATGGTGAAGGAGAGTTGACCAAGGGAGAACTGGAATGTATTGATCGGTGTGTTTCCAAGTACGTCAAAGCCAATAAGGTTGTTGGTGAACAGATACAGAGCCAAAGAGTGGATCCGTACAATCGGATGCCTGCTTTTATAAAAGTACAGCAGATTTTGAGTGAAAGTCGACGAAGTTGA
- the PBY1 gene encoding putative tubulin--tyrosine ligase pby1, producing MHVLLTNDDGPIDDNACPYMKYFVDEIKQATDWDISIVIPNQQRSWIGKAHFAGKTLVATYIYPKNSTSTPNDQINAYEGPFDHPIAKYNDDPEYQEWCLINSTPAACADIGIHHLYRHSKNKPVDLVISGPNFGKNSSNLYILASGTVGAAMEAVTHGVKAIGLSYAFNNLDHDFYILKKAAQISVKLIERLYVQLQQNKDVDIFSVNVPLVPSLDLEKTRIQYAPIFKNTWKSIYAPKPEPNDKGQLEFYWAPDFKQVYKDGLEDHAHTDSRVLLNEGISVTPLKACFQTVDALVGEINLNDETNTPLSNPRGTSTGFENNTFLITIPKDSYLYEPLVEPFKQLGYTISTDPKVIDDIGKNGKKDDDAVNDEKQSESLDQRVFHYGEYEDIDLDKLDNKNYFIPSYIYRKALIRKHYLANTVHHYITKHPESILKKAVPENYQLELDYAEFLDDSLDDSYELRDAIEQGDSMWIVKPSMSDKGQGIGIFKTVQQLQNYFDSFDNDDDDEEEEEEEEKVEHSEIKNEKESKKNGLILSHLRHFIVQKYISNPLLLPEYGRKKFHLRTYVVAQGDLNVFVYKHILALFADQEYPDSTNQKDEEQIEMGGHLTNTCLQAESDILVVPFWKLSGLNQTQKDQIYNQVLEITKEVYQAAASVDKLNFQPLENAVEFFGVDFLVDDNLDVYLLEVNSYPDFKQTGEDLKDIITELFDATVKTVIHPMVTNTKINTTSESLCKVL from the coding sequence atgcacgTGTTATTAACTAATGATGATGGGCCCATCGATGACAATGCCTGTCCTTATATGAAATATTTCGTTGATGAGATCAAGCAAGCCACAGACTGGGATATATCTATTGTGATCCCAAATCAACAGCGTTCCTGGATCGGGAAGGCACACTTTGCAGGAAAAACTTTGGTGGCAACATACATATACCCCAAGAACTCAACTTCTACCCCAAATGATCAGATCAATGCATACGAAGGACCTTTTGATCACCCTATAGCAAAGTACAATGATGACCCCGAATACCAGGAATGGTGTCTCATCAATAGTACACCGGCAGCGTGTGCTGATATTGGTATCCACCATCTCTATAGACACTCAAAGAACAAGCCCGTGGACTTGGTTATTAGTGGACCCAATTTCGGCAAAAACTCAAGCAATTTGTACATTTTAGCAAGCGGAACTGTTGGTGCTGCTATGGAAGCAGTTACCCATGGCGTAAAAGCGATTGGATTGAGTTATGcattcaacaatttggaCCATGACTTTtatatattgaaaaaagcaGCACAAATTTCAGTAAAGTTGATTGAAAGGCTATATGTCCAATTACAACAGAATAAGGATGTGGATATTTTCTCCGTTAATGTGCCGTTGGTCCCCTCCCTTGACCTTGAAAAGACCAGGATCCAATATGCAccaatttttaaaaacacATGGAAATCGATATATGCACCCAAGCCAGAGCCCAACGATAAGGGACAATTGGAATTTTACTGGGCACCTGACTTTAAGCAAGTTTACAAAGACGGATTGGAGGACCACGCTCACACGGACAGCAGAGTGCTTCTTAATGAAGGAATCAGCGTAACACCTTTGAAAGCTTGTTTTCAAACCGTGGATGCATTAGTTGGCGAAATAAATCTCAACGACGAGACAAATACACCATTGTCCAACCCAAGAGGTACAAGCACaggttttgaaaataacACTTTTTTGATAACAATTCCCAAAGACTCATACTTGTACGAGCCATTAGTTGAACCGTTTAAACAACTAGGATATACGATATCAACAGACCCCAAAGTGATTGATGATATTGGTAAAAATGGTAAAAAGGATGATGACGCTGTAAATGACGAGAAACAAAGTGAAAGTTTGGACCAGCGAGTGTTTCATTATGGTGAGTATGAAGATATCGATTTGGACAAACTCGACAATAAAAACTATTTTATTCCATCGTATATATACAGGAAGGCACTTATTCGAAAGCATTATTTAGCAAACACTGTTCATCATTATATAACAAAACACCCCGAATCAATATTGAAGAAAGCAGTCCCTGAAAACTATCAATTGGAGTTGGACTATGCTGAATTCTTAGATGATTCATTGGATGATTCCTATGAACTAAGGGATGCAATTGAACAGGGGGATAGTATGTGGATTGTTAAACCTAGTATGAGTGATAAAGGTCAAGGCATTGGGATTTTCAAAACGGTGCAACAACTCCAAAACTATTTTGACTCTTTTGAtaatgacgatgatgacgaggaagaagaagaagaagaggaaaaggtGGAGCATAGcgaaataaagaatgaaaaggaaagtAAGAAAAATGGATTGATATTATCGCACTTGAGACACTTTATTGTTCAAAAATACATTTCCAACCCATTGCTCTTACCGGAATATGGACGTAAAAAGTTTCATTTAAGAACATATGTGGTGGCACAGGGCGATCTAAATGTATTTGTGTACAAACATATCCTTGCTTTGTTTGCTGATCAAGAATACCCAGATTCcacaaatcaaaaagatgaagagcAAATAGAGATGGGAGGTCATCTTACCAATACATGTTTACAAGCTGAGTCAGACATTTTAGTGGTTCCTTTCTGGAAATTGAGCGGCTTGAATCAAACCcaaaaagatcaaattTACAACCAGGTGTTGGAGATAACTAAAGAAGTATACCAAGCTGCTGCTTCAGTCGACAAATTGAACTTCCAACCATTGGAAAATGCAGTTGAATTTTTTGGAGTAGACTTTTTAGTCGACGACAACTTAGATGTGTACTTGTTAGAGGTCAATTCGTACCCTGATTTCAAACAAACTGGTGAGGATTTAAAAGATATCATTACAGAGTTATTTGACGCCACAGTAAAGACTGTGATTCATCCTATGGTGACCAATACCAAAATAAACACAACTAGTGAGAGTTTGTGCAAAGTACTTTAG
- the DEF1 gene encoding RNAPII degradation factor, with the protein MSTTQRKSFKNQSKRFNNETSGSTNSTNSNASPELTSLTEMFPDWESDELNSLLQEKRNSLEVVIDLIVNNKVSKWEPIKKEKKEKKVKDDTDGFQANNTTSSTHSGSQSGKPFNKFKSSNKPPRKQGNVTKKPIKSTSDNNKPTTSTSNGAEKSKESSASGSWASALGEDTAKPATSKNTKPTTELEKAPEQDSNKDETPSESEQKQQEPQEQAEQKPKTTASATTTSEPAPKPVLKEAVIPSLNQGSWASAITPKTKPKPKPKAVKTAPSPTQATEPAQQQQQQQQSEQSEQSEQPEQPQTSQADQNESVSKPEEPVVSESQTSAQEKTSEIQEPVASAAASAAQAPASSSSAVEAGAQGPQVVLPTSSQGVNSVGISFGSLSLGEEEPKDSHKDLREQFDQTQQKYEQPQEQPQPQQQQQQQAQAPAPSQQQQQQQQRYDLYEQQPQQSTNYQQQPQQPQQSQQSQQPQQQGQGQFGKHASQQSVPSQGQVPQQSQPTQQQYDYYSQFQQQQYPQQAGQPGAQFGGYPAYDYSAFNQQAYAASPANAHAATTGSAAAYNQYAQQSVGAADSTQSPVSAQNVLQQQQAQQQQQQIPTPFGYPYYNYYYNNPYFGGAGGLGNNGFASANTGSIGQQTQQGAQQASQQSNVPSATQPSGVSANGFGAQQQYYNPNQYSNRYPGYSYPPQPQQQQQPGQQQHQQQPGQHAGQSATGSESDAAQQGQGQGQGQQSHPQSGAPQQPVVPQYGAYQQYPQYGYQDTTQYRGGWY; encoded by the coding sequence ATGTCAACGACACAGCGAAAGAGCTTTAAGAACCAGCTGAAAAGGTTCAACAATGAAACTAGTGGCAGCACAAACAGCACCAATAGCAATGCTTCTCCAGAGCTAACCAGCTTGACGGAAATGTTCCCAGACTGGGAATCTGATGAGTTAAACTCGTTATTacaagagaagagaaactCGCTTGAAGTGGTGATTGACTTGATTGTGAATAACAAAGTTTCTAAATGGGAACCtatcaagaaagaaaagaaggagaaaaaagtaaaggaCGACACAGACGGCTTCCAGGCAAACAATACCACATCTTCAACTCACCTGGGTTCACAAAGTGGCAAGCCattcaacaaatttaaaTCTTCAAACAAGCCACCAAGAAAACAAGGCAATGTCACAAAGAAACCAATAAAAAGCACATCGGACAACAATAAGCCAACAACATCTACTTCAAACGGTGCagaaaagagcaaagaatCAAGTGCATCTGGATCTTGGGCATCAGCTTTGGGCGAGGATACTGCCAAGCCAGCTACTTCTAAAAATACTAAACCTACTACAGAATTGGAGAAAGCTCCAGAGCAGGACTCTAACAAAGACGAAACTCCACTGGAATCTgaacaaaagcaacaagAGCCACAAGAACAAGCAGAGCAAAAGCCAAAGACGACAGCAAGCGCCACCACTACTTCAGAACCTGCTCCAAAACCTGTTTTGAAAGAGGCTGTGATTCCTTCTTTAAACCAAGGATCCTGGGCTTCGGCAATCACACCAAagacaaaaccaaaaccaaagcCTAAGGCGGTCAAAACTGCTCCATCTCCAACACAAGCCACGGAACCagctcaacaacaacaacaacaacaacaatctgAGCAATCCGAACAATCTGAACAACCTGAACAACCACAAACTTCTCAAGCTGACCAGAATGAAAGTGTTTCTAAACCAGAGGAGCCGGTGGTTTCTGAATCACAAACATCTGCGCAGGAGAAAACACTGGAAATTCAAGAACCAGTTGCTTCTGCAGCTGCTTCTGCAGCTCAAGCTCCTGCTTCATCATCCTCCGCTGTTGAAGCTGGTGCACAAGGTCCTCAAGTAGTGTTGCCAACTTCCCTGCAAGGCGTTAACTCTGTCGGTATCAGCTTTGGCTCATTATCTCTTGGTGAAGAAGAACCAAAAGATTCCCACAAAGATCTTAGAGAACAATTTgaccaaactcaacaaaAGTACGAGCAACCACAAGAGCAAcctcaacctcaacaacaacaacaacaacaagcacaagcaccagcaccatcacaacaacaacaacaacaacaacaacgttACGACTTGTATGagcaacaaccacaacaaagCACCAactaccaacaacaaccacaacaaccacaacaatcacaacaatcacaacaaccacaacaacaaggacAAGGTCAATTTGGTAAGCACGCTTCTCAGCAAAGTGTTCCATCCCAAGGTCAAGTTCCACAACAATCGCAACCTACTCAGCAACAATACGATTACTACTCACAattccaacaacaacaatatccACAACAAGCTGGACAGCCTGGTGCTCAGTTTGGAGGATACCCCGCTTACGACTACAGTGCTTTTAACCAACAAGCATATGCTGCTTCACCAGCCAATGCACATGCAGCCACGACCGgctctgctgctgcttaCAACCAATACGCCCAGCAATCAGTCGGTGCTGCCGACAGTACTCAAAGCCCAGTTTCTGCCCAGAATGTattgcaacaacagcaagctcaacaacaacaacaacaaattccTACACCATTTGGCTACCCATactacaactactactataATAACCCATACTTTGGAGGCGCTGGTGGTTTAGGTAACAATGGTTTTGCTTCAGCAAACACCGGATCTATTGGACAACAAACACAGCAAGGTGCACAACAAGCATCTCAACAACTGAATGTGCCATCTGCCACTCAGCCATCGGGTGTATCTGCAAACGGATTTGGAGCTCAGCAACAATACTACAATCCTAACCAATACTCTAACAGATATCCAGGTTACTCATACCCTCCACAACctcaacagcagcaacagccaggtcaacagcaacatcaacaacagccaGGTCAACATGCCGGACAATCAGCCACTGGTTCGGAAAGTGATGCTGCACAACAGGGTCaaggacaaggacaaggTCAACAATCCCACCCACAATCAGGAGCTCCTCAACAACCAGTTGTACCTCAATATGGTGCTTACCAACAATATCCTCAATACGGATACCAAGACACAACTCAATACCGTGGAGGTTGGtactaa